The proteins below come from a single Solea senegalensis isolate Sse05_10M linkage group LG2, IFAPA_SoseM_1, whole genome shotgun sequence genomic window:
- the LOC122765337 gene encoding NLR family CARD domain-containing protein 3-like isoform X2 → MMNQSEDREEGAPASEPTLCGEHESQTEAQRSQRPDFFVSPRKHKPKPSCVSSNSDASMDLPIFFAKKKTCLTPESSVSGPKPKPEPSCVSANSDKSMEPPIFFANRTTKRPGQPAVSDDVPTWKHQRFEWGCSEVPSGQSAQLPQTQLDSVFMMLEDNMVAFVKSELKRMKKILSPECFGGEVEEVLDGENGGSSREAFLKITLDFLRKMKQKELAECLESGSRAPLCQGKLKSNLKRKYQCVFEGITKAGNPTLLNQIYTDLYITEGGSGEVNEEHEVRQIETAARKLHRAETTIKQEDIFHASPERDEPVRTMMTKGVAGIGKTVLTQKFTLDWAEDKANRDVQFMFPFTFRELNLLKGEEYSLVKLIHHFFTETKEAGIWSFEEFQMVFIFDGLDECRLPLDFSNTKILTNATESTSVDVLLINLIRGKLLPTARLWITTRPAAANLIPAECVDMVTEVRGFTDPQKEEYFKKRFQNEEQASEIISHIKISRSLHIMCHIPVFCWITATVLENVLKSRAVGELPRTLTEMYIHFLVVQSKLKVVKYDGGAETDSHWSPESMEMIKCLGKLAFEQLQKGNLIFYESDLRDCDIDVTAASVYSGVFTQVFKEEQGLYQDKVFCFVHLSVQEFLAALHVHLTFINSGVNLMLQEKSNSQMPEARKHESATTHFYQSAVDEALHSPNGHLDLFLRFLLGLSVETNQTLLRGLLLTQTGSGLWTYQETIEYIKKKIEATPSAEKSINLFHCLNEVNDRSLVEGIQQYLRAGSLSMCKLSPGQWSALAFILLSSAKNLDVFDLKKYSASEEALPRLLLVVKASSKALMSGCNLSERSCEALASVLSSKSSSLRELDLSNNNLQDSGVKMLSAGLQSPHCALETLGLSGCNLTERSCEALGSVLGSESCSLRDLDLSNNNLEDSGMQLLSVGLQSPHCALETLRLEPDTVRWLRPGLRKYFLEHTFDTNTLNPNLQVSHDSRTVTYVDDSLRYPDHTERFDERPQLLCSNALTGRCYWEVDWSGIACVSVSYRGIVRKGEGDDCWFGRNTQSWALYCSDVEGCTITHNNRHVCSEGSYLAYHDNELTTSPVTSSFTRPNRVAVFVDCPAGTLSFFAVSSDSLIHLHTFHTTFTDTLYAGFGFWSWSGASVSLPAV, encoded by the exons ATGATGAATCAGAGCGAGGATAGAGAGGAGGGAGCTCCTGCCTCTGAACCTACTCTGTGTGGGGAACACGAGAGCCAGACCGAAGCCCAGAG GAGTCAGAGACCAGACTTCTTTGTGTCTCCACGAAAACATAAACCTAaacccagctgtgtgtcctcAAACAGTGACGCATCAATGGACCTGCCTATTTTCTTTGCTAAAAAGAA GACTTGTCTGACACCAGAATCATCTGTATCTGGACCCAAACCTAAACCTGAACCCAGCTGTGTGTCCGCAAACAGCGACAAATCTATGGAGCCACCAATATTCTTTGCCAATAGGACGACAAA GAGGCCGGGACAACCTGCAGTGAGTGACGACGTCCCAACTTGGAAACATCAAAG ATTTGAGTGGGGGTGCTCCGAGGTTCCCAGTGGTCAGTCTGCTCAGCTGCCtcaaacacagctggactctgTGTTTATG ATGCTGGAAGACAACATGGTTGCATTTGTGAAGAGTGAGCtaaagaggatgaagaagatcCTGAGTCCAGAATGCTTTGGGGGTGAGGTTGAGGAGGTGCTTGACGGTGAAAATGGggggagcagcagagaggcgTTTCTGAAGATCACACTGGACTTCTTGAGGAAGATGAAGCAGAAGGAGCTGGCTGAGTGTCTTGAGAGTG GATCCCGTGCTCCGCTTTGTCAAGGCAAACTTAAATCTAACCTGAAGAGGAAgtaccagtgtgtgtttgagggcaTCACTAAAGCAGGAAACCCAACCCTCCTGAACCAGATCTACACAGAcctctacatcacagagggaggcAGCGGAGAGGTCAACGAGGAACACGAGGTCCGACAGATCGAAACGGCCGCCAGGAAACTGCACCGAGCGGAGACGACCATCAAACAAGAAGACATCTTTCACGCCTCACCTGAAAGAGATGAACCAGTCAGAACGATGATGACCAAGGGAGTGGCAGGCATCGGGAAAACTGTTTTGAcgcagaagttcactctggactgggccgaAGACAAGGCCAACAGAGATGTACAGTTCATGTTTCCGTTCACTTTCCGAGAGCTGAATCTGCTGAAGGGGGAAGAGTACAGCCTGGTGAAACTCATTCATCACTTCTTTACAGAAACCAAAGAAGCAGGAATCTGGAGTTTTGAAGAGTTCCAGATGGTATTCATCTTTGACGGTCTGGACGAGTGTCGACTCCCTCTGGACTTCAGTAACACAAAGATCCTGACCAATGCGACGGAGTCCACATCAGTGGACGTGCTACTGATAAACCTCATCAGGGGGAAACTGCTTCCCACTGCACGTCTTTGGATAACCACAAGACCCGCAGCAGCCAATCTGATCCCTGCTGAGTGTGTTGACATGGTGACGGAGGTCAGAGGGTTCACAGACCCACAGAAAGAGGAGTACTTCAAGAAGAGGTTTCAGAATGAGGAGCAGGCCAGTGAGATCATCTCCCACATAAAGATATCACgcagcctccacatcatgtgccaCATCCCAGTGTTCTGCTGGATCACTGCCACAGTTCTGGAGAACGTGTTGAAAAGCAGAGCGGTAGGAGAGCTTCCCAGGACCCTGACTGAGATGTACATCCACTTCCTGGTGGTTCAGTCCAAACTGAAGGTGGTCAAGTATGACGGAGGAGCTGAGACGGACTCACACTGGAGTCCAGAGAGCATGGAGATGATCAAGTGTCTCGGGAAACTGGCttttgagcagctgcagaaaggaaACCTGATTTTCTACGAATCGGACCTGAGAGATTGTGACATCGATGTCACAGCAGCCTCCGTGTACTCGGGAGTGTTCACACAGGTCTTTAAAGAGGAGCAAGGTCTGTATCAGGACAAGGTGTTCTGCTTCGTCCATTTGAGTGTTCAGGAGTTTTTGGCTGCTCTCCATGTGCATCTGACCTTCATTAATTCTGGAGTTAATCTGATGTTGCAGGAGAAATCAAACTCCCAGATGCCTGAAGCAAGAAAACACGAGTCTGCAACGACACACTTCTATCAGAGCGCTGTGGACGAGGCCTTACACAGTCCTAATGGACACCTGGACTTGTTCCTCCGCTTCCTCTTGGGTCTGTCAGTAGAAACAAATCAGACTCTCCTTCGAGGCCTGCTGctgacacagacaggaagtggcttGTGGACCTATCAGGAAACAATCGAGTACATCAAGAAGAAGATCGAAGCGACGCCCTCTGCAGAGAAGAGCATCAACCTGTTCCACTGCCTGAATGAAGTGAACGATCGTTCTCTCGTGGAGGGGATCCAGCAGTACCTGAGAGCAGGAAGTCTCTCCATGTGCAAACTGTCTCCTGGTCAGTGGTCAGCTCTGGCTTTCATCTTACTGTCATCCGCTAAAAACCTGGATGTGTTTGACTTGAAGAAGTACTCGGCTTCAGAGGAGGCTCTTCCCCGGCTGCTGCTCGTGGTCAAAGCTTCAAGCAAAGCTCT AATGAGTGGCTGTaacctctcagagagaagctgtgaggCTCTGGcctcagtcctcagctccaAGTCCTCTAGTTTGAGAGAGCTGGACTTGAGCAACAACAACCTGCAGGATTCTGGAGTGAAGATGCTGTCTGCTGGGCTGCAGAGTCCACACTGTGCACTGGAGACTCTCGG TCTGAGCGGCTGCAACCtcacagagagaagctgtgaagctctggGCTCGGTCCTCGGCTCCGAGTCCTGTAGTCTgcgagacctggacctgagtaacaacaACCTGGAGGACTCTGGAATGCAGCTGCTGTCCGTGGGACTACAGAGTCCTCACTGTGCACTGGAGACTCTGAG GCTGGAGCCTGACACTGTCCGTTGGTTGAGGCCAGGTCTGAGGAAGT ATTTCCTTGAGCACACCTTTGACACTAACACACTGAACCCGAACCTCCAAGTGTCTCACGACTCCAGGACGGTGACATACGTGGACGACTCCCTGAGGTATCCCGATCACACCGAGAGGTTTGACGAGCGGCCCCAGCTGCTGTGCTCCAATGCTCTGACCGGTCGTTGCTACTGGGAGGTCGACTGGAGCGGCATCGCCTGTGTGTCGGTGAGCTACAGAGGAATCGTGCGCAAGGGAGAGGGCGACGACTGTTGGTTTGGGAGGAACACTCAGTCCTGGGCTCTGTACTGCTCTGATGTTGAGGGATGCACGATCACACACAATAACCGTCACGTCTGCTCTGAGGGCAGTTACCTCGCGTATCACGACAACGAGCTCACGACCAGCCCAGtcacctcctccttcactcGCCCGAACAGAGTAGCGGTGTTCGTGGACTGTCCTGCGGGGACGCTGTCCTTCTTCGCCGTCTCCTCTGACTCGCTCATCCACCTGCACACCTTCCACACTACGTTCACCGACACTCTTTATGCTGGGTTTGGCTTCTGGAGCTGGTCTGGTGCTTCGGTCTCTCTGCCTGCAGTGTAG
- the LOC122761313 gene encoding dynein light chain Tctex-type 3-like — MEEYQNGNEGSFNSEEAENVVKECIENIVGAEDYSQTQVNKWTAGIVERCLTQLVKQGKPYKYIVTCAVMQKTGAGLHTANSCYWDTTMDGSCTVRWENRTMYCVVSVFAVAVV, encoded by the exons ATGGAGGAATACCAAAACGGCAACGAG ggcTCCTTCAACTCAGAAGAGGCTGAAAATGTTGTCAAAGAG TGCATCGAGAACATTGTTGGTGCTGAAGACTACAGTCAGACTCAGGTGAACAAATGGACTGCTGGTATTGTGGAGCGCTGCCTCACACAGTTGGTCAAACAGGGGAAACCATACAAGTACATTG TGACGTGCGCTGTGATGCAGAAAACAGGAGCAGGACTTCACACGGCCAACTCCTGTTACTGGGACACCACCATGGACG gGAGCTGTACAGTGAGATGGGAAAACCGCACCATGTactgtgtggtcagtgtgtttgCCGTCGCTGTCGTAtag
- the LOC122765337 gene encoding NLR family CARD domain-containing protein 3-like isoform X1, whose amino-acid sequence MMNQSEDREEGAPASEPTLCGEHESQTEAQRSQRPDFFVSPRKHKPKPSCVSSNSDASMDLPIFFAKKKINLSSESSGVSSNSVQSMEPPIFFAKKKTCLTPESSVSGPKPKPEPSCVSANSDKSMEPPIFFANRTTKRPGQPAVSDDVPTWKHQRFEWGCSEVPSGQSAQLPQTQLDSVFMMLEDNMVAFVKSELKRMKKILSPECFGGEVEEVLDGENGGSSREAFLKITLDFLRKMKQKELAECLESGSRAPLCQGKLKSNLKRKYQCVFEGITKAGNPTLLNQIYTDLYITEGGSGEVNEEHEVRQIETAARKLHRAETTIKQEDIFHASPERDEPVRTMMTKGVAGIGKTVLTQKFTLDWAEDKANRDVQFMFPFTFRELNLLKGEEYSLVKLIHHFFTETKEAGIWSFEEFQMVFIFDGLDECRLPLDFSNTKILTNATESTSVDVLLINLIRGKLLPTARLWITTRPAAANLIPAECVDMVTEVRGFTDPQKEEYFKKRFQNEEQASEIISHIKISRSLHIMCHIPVFCWITATVLENVLKSRAVGELPRTLTEMYIHFLVVQSKLKVVKYDGGAETDSHWSPESMEMIKCLGKLAFEQLQKGNLIFYESDLRDCDIDVTAASVYSGVFTQVFKEEQGLYQDKVFCFVHLSVQEFLAALHVHLTFINSGVNLMLQEKSNSQMPEARKHESATTHFYQSAVDEALHSPNGHLDLFLRFLLGLSVETNQTLLRGLLLTQTGSGLWTYQETIEYIKKKIEATPSAEKSINLFHCLNEVNDRSLVEGIQQYLRAGSLSMCKLSPGQWSALAFILLSSAKNLDVFDLKKYSASEEALPRLLLVVKASSKALMSGCNLSERSCEALASVLSSKSSSLRELDLSNNNLQDSGVKMLSAGLQSPHCALETLGLSGCNLTERSCEALGSVLGSESCSLRDLDLSNNNLEDSGMQLLSVGLQSPHCALETLRLEPDTVRWLRPGLRKYFLEHTFDTNTLNPNLQVSHDSRTVTYVDDSLRYPDHTERFDERPQLLCSNALTGRCYWEVDWSGIACVSVSYRGIVRKGEGDDCWFGRNTQSWALYCSDVEGCTITHNNRHVCSEGSYLAYHDNELTTSPVTSSFTRPNRVAVFVDCPAGTLSFFAVSSDSLIHLHTFHTTFTDTLYAGFGFWSWSGASVSLPAV is encoded by the exons ATGATGAATCAGAGCGAGGATAGAGAGGAGGGAGCTCCTGCCTCTGAACCTACTCTGTGTGGGGAACACGAGAGCCAGACCGAAGCCCAGAG GAGTCAGAGACCAGACTTCTTTGTGTCTCCACGAAAACATAAACCTAaacccagctgtgtgtcctcAAACAGTGACGCATCAATGGACCTGCCTATTTTCTTTGCTAAAAAGAA GATTAATCTGTCATCTGAATCCAGCGGTGTGTCTTCAAACAGTGTCCAATCTATGGAGCCACCAATATTCTTTGCTAAAAAGAA GACTTGTCTGACACCAGAATCATCTGTATCTGGACCCAAACCTAAACCTGAACCCAGCTGTGTGTCCGCAAACAGCGACAAATCTATGGAGCCACCAATATTCTTTGCCAATAGGACGACAAA GAGGCCGGGACAACCTGCAGTGAGTGACGACGTCCCAACTTGGAAACATCAAAG ATTTGAGTGGGGGTGCTCCGAGGTTCCCAGTGGTCAGTCTGCTCAGCTGCCtcaaacacagctggactctgTGTTTATG ATGCTGGAAGACAACATGGTTGCATTTGTGAAGAGTGAGCtaaagaggatgaagaagatcCTGAGTCCAGAATGCTTTGGGGGTGAGGTTGAGGAGGTGCTTGACGGTGAAAATGGggggagcagcagagaggcgTTTCTGAAGATCACACTGGACTTCTTGAGGAAGATGAAGCAGAAGGAGCTGGCTGAGTGTCTTGAGAGTG GATCCCGTGCTCCGCTTTGTCAAGGCAAACTTAAATCTAACCTGAAGAGGAAgtaccagtgtgtgtttgagggcaTCACTAAAGCAGGAAACCCAACCCTCCTGAACCAGATCTACACAGAcctctacatcacagagggaggcAGCGGAGAGGTCAACGAGGAACACGAGGTCCGACAGATCGAAACGGCCGCCAGGAAACTGCACCGAGCGGAGACGACCATCAAACAAGAAGACATCTTTCACGCCTCACCTGAAAGAGATGAACCAGTCAGAACGATGATGACCAAGGGAGTGGCAGGCATCGGGAAAACTGTTTTGAcgcagaagttcactctggactgggccgaAGACAAGGCCAACAGAGATGTACAGTTCATGTTTCCGTTCACTTTCCGAGAGCTGAATCTGCTGAAGGGGGAAGAGTACAGCCTGGTGAAACTCATTCATCACTTCTTTACAGAAACCAAAGAAGCAGGAATCTGGAGTTTTGAAGAGTTCCAGATGGTATTCATCTTTGACGGTCTGGACGAGTGTCGACTCCCTCTGGACTTCAGTAACACAAAGATCCTGACCAATGCGACGGAGTCCACATCAGTGGACGTGCTACTGATAAACCTCATCAGGGGGAAACTGCTTCCCACTGCACGTCTTTGGATAACCACAAGACCCGCAGCAGCCAATCTGATCCCTGCTGAGTGTGTTGACATGGTGACGGAGGTCAGAGGGTTCACAGACCCACAGAAAGAGGAGTACTTCAAGAAGAGGTTTCAGAATGAGGAGCAGGCCAGTGAGATCATCTCCCACATAAAGATATCACgcagcctccacatcatgtgccaCATCCCAGTGTTCTGCTGGATCACTGCCACAGTTCTGGAGAACGTGTTGAAAAGCAGAGCGGTAGGAGAGCTTCCCAGGACCCTGACTGAGATGTACATCCACTTCCTGGTGGTTCAGTCCAAACTGAAGGTGGTCAAGTATGACGGAGGAGCTGAGACGGACTCACACTGGAGTCCAGAGAGCATGGAGATGATCAAGTGTCTCGGGAAACTGGCttttgagcagctgcagaaaggaaACCTGATTTTCTACGAATCGGACCTGAGAGATTGTGACATCGATGTCACAGCAGCCTCCGTGTACTCGGGAGTGTTCACACAGGTCTTTAAAGAGGAGCAAGGTCTGTATCAGGACAAGGTGTTCTGCTTCGTCCATTTGAGTGTTCAGGAGTTTTTGGCTGCTCTCCATGTGCATCTGACCTTCATTAATTCTGGAGTTAATCTGATGTTGCAGGAGAAATCAAACTCCCAGATGCCTGAAGCAAGAAAACACGAGTCTGCAACGACACACTTCTATCAGAGCGCTGTGGACGAGGCCTTACACAGTCCTAATGGACACCTGGACTTGTTCCTCCGCTTCCTCTTGGGTCTGTCAGTAGAAACAAATCAGACTCTCCTTCGAGGCCTGCTGctgacacagacaggaagtggcttGTGGACCTATCAGGAAACAATCGAGTACATCAAGAAGAAGATCGAAGCGACGCCCTCTGCAGAGAAGAGCATCAACCTGTTCCACTGCCTGAATGAAGTGAACGATCGTTCTCTCGTGGAGGGGATCCAGCAGTACCTGAGAGCAGGAAGTCTCTCCATGTGCAAACTGTCTCCTGGTCAGTGGTCAGCTCTGGCTTTCATCTTACTGTCATCCGCTAAAAACCTGGATGTGTTTGACTTGAAGAAGTACTCGGCTTCAGAGGAGGCTCTTCCCCGGCTGCTGCTCGTGGTCAAAGCTTCAAGCAAAGCTCT AATGAGTGGCTGTaacctctcagagagaagctgtgaggCTCTGGcctcagtcctcagctccaAGTCCTCTAGTTTGAGAGAGCTGGACTTGAGCAACAACAACCTGCAGGATTCTGGAGTGAAGATGCTGTCTGCTGGGCTGCAGAGTCCACACTGTGCACTGGAGACTCTCGG TCTGAGCGGCTGCAACCtcacagagagaagctgtgaagctctggGCTCGGTCCTCGGCTCCGAGTCCTGTAGTCTgcgagacctggacctgagtaacaacaACCTGGAGGACTCTGGAATGCAGCTGCTGTCCGTGGGACTACAGAGTCCTCACTGTGCACTGGAGACTCTGAG GCTGGAGCCTGACACTGTCCGTTGGTTGAGGCCAGGTCTGAGGAAGT ATTTCCTTGAGCACACCTTTGACACTAACACACTGAACCCGAACCTCCAAGTGTCTCACGACTCCAGGACGGTGACATACGTGGACGACTCCCTGAGGTATCCCGATCACACCGAGAGGTTTGACGAGCGGCCCCAGCTGCTGTGCTCCAATGCTCTGACCGGTCGTTGCTACTGGGAGGTCGACTGGAGCGGCATCGCCTGTGTGTCGGTGAGCTACAGAGGAATCGTGCGCAAGGGAGAGGGCGACGACTGTTGGTTTGGGAGGAACACTCAGTCCTGGGCTCTGTACTGCTCTGATGTTGAGGGATGCACGATCACACACAATAACCGTCACGTCTGCTCTGAGGGCAGTTACCTCGCGTATCACGACAACGAGCTCACGACCAGCCCAGtcacctcctccttcactcGCCCGAACAGAGTAGCGGTGTTCGTGGACTGTCCTGCGGGGACGCTGTCCTTCTTCGCCGTCTCCTCTGACTCGCTCATCCACCTGCACACCTTCCACACTACGTTCACCGACACTCTTTATGCTGGGTTTGGCTTCTGGAGCTGGTCTGGTGCTTCGGTCTCTCTGCCTGCAGTGTAG